Proteins co-encoded in one Corylus avellana chromosome ca9, CavTom2PMs-1.0 genomic window:
- the LOC132162178 gene encoding uncharacterized protein LOC132162178, translated as MASLPYEKVGSFGIFQPLPNHAEFYNLPPLIGTPPLMVVAEMAYPELLDHLKINPTLINEWNLFEVDANGAYGFGTRVKNLFKSIAQNVRGFHKSRCYYGNLFQRVHVRIPQLIPIFPYHPQQASNQAQLVNGIKNDIENFRWMVSFLLLGRVELQELSIEFDLFFSKIFTRAMGGDLEEIREFAVYQMVHPIFFDGGDRIRFFLQVMLYRSSIKKSVFDDDLNLSAYHIGDWEEKIDKDPRMDKSVLRGILEKTTEKDIEGVNLYSVIPRFIRNVHIHYHDRSRGRPHSDYDRMLNILFPGICSKIVDCIIRFVSNNPNVRFSTMLEQPPGFQSEEYRFSGPGGGGGSGGVGAGGGRGAGSGTVAGSSSSGVGCRPYHTGSSSSGSSGQIPGGDGGGVAGSGSGVGHRTYHTGSSSSGSGGRPGGDGGGRGGRVAGSGTGSNGSGVGRRTYHTVSLSSGGGRTGGDGGGRGGSGGHTSGDGGGKGGSGSGSRRSGSRFAALSIESDEDN; from the exons ATGGCGTCTCTTCCTTACGAGAAAGTGGGATCATTTGGTATTTTTCAGCCACTTCCTAACCATGCAGAGTTTTATAATTTACCGCCTCTAATAGGGACTCCACCATTGATGGTCGTTGCAGAAATG GCTTATCCGGAGTTGCTTGATCACTTGAAAATCAATCCCACCTTGATCAACGAATGGAACTTATTTGAAGTTGATGCGAATGGAGCATATGGTTTTGGCACGAGAGtgaaaaatcttttcaaaaGCATAGCTCAGAACGTGAGAGGTTTTCATAAATCTAGGTGCTATTATGGAAATCTTTTTCAGCGAGTCCATGTACGCATTCCTCAACTTATCCCCATATTTCCATATCATCCTCAGCAAGCAAGTAATCAAGCTCAGTTAGTAAATGGCATCAAGAATGACATTGAGAATTTTAGATGGATGGTATCATTTTTACTATTGGGTCGAGTTGAATTGCAAGAACTTTCTATAGAATTCGATTTGTTCTTTTCGAAAATTTTTACCAGAGCAATGGGGGGTGATCTTGAGGAGATAAGAGAATTTGCAGTATATCAAATGGTCCATCCCATTTTCTTTGACGGAGGAGATAGAATCAGATTTTTTCTTCAAGTGATGCTTTACAGGTCTAGCATCAAGAAATCCGTTTTTGACGATGACTTGAATTTGAGTGCTTATCACATTGGTGATTGGGAGGAGAAAATTGATAAGGATCCAAGAATGGATAAAAGCGTCCTTAGGGGAATACTGGAGAAAACAACTGAGAAGGACATTGAAGGAGTAAATCTGTACAGCGTTATCCCTCGATTCATCCGGAACGTGCATATTCACTACCACGATCGTAGCAGa GGAAGGCCTCATAGTGACTATGACCGAATgctcaatattttgtttccaGGGATATGTTCGAAGATTGTTGACTGTATTATAAGATTTGTAAGTAATAACCCGAATGTTAGGTTTTCTACCATGCTGGAACAACCCCCTGGCTTTCAATCGGAGGAATACAG GTTTTCTGGTCCGGGCGGCGGAGGCGGTAGTGGTGGAGTTGGAGCTGGAGGCGGCAGAGGCGCTGGTAGTGGCACTGTTGCTGGAAGCAGCAGCAGCGGTGTTGGTTGTCGTCCTTACCATACTGGTAGCAGTAGTAGCGGCAGCAGTGGTCAAATCCCTGGTGGTGATGGCGGCGGAGTCGCTGGTAGTGGCAGCGGTGTTGGTCATCGTACTTACCATACTGGTAGCAGTAGCAGTGGCAGTGGTGGTCGCCCTGGTGGTGATGGTGGCGGAAGAGGTGGCAGAGTTGCCGGCAGTGGCACTGGAAGCAATGGCAGCGGTGTTGGTCGTCGTACTTACCATACTGTTAGCCTTAGTAGTGGCGGTGGTCGTACtggtggtgatggtggtggAAGAGGCGGCAGCGGTGGTCATACTAGTGGTGATGGCGGTGGAAAAGGTGGCAGCGGCAGTGGGAGTCGTCGTTCTGGTTCCCGATTTGCAGCTTTATCCATTGAAAGTGACGAAGACAACTGA